In the genome of Ctenopharyngodon idella isolate HZGC_01 chromosome 19, HZGC01, whole genome shotgun sequence, one region contains:
- the LOC127500693 gene encoding uncharacterized protein LOC127500693 isoform X8, with translation MFRCLNLLLLFCFAYSEIPVAGKRGGSVTLSCQLEARKISQIYLISPPKKILICRNEECESENDRVFKEGSCDVIIKDLIFSDAGKYFLRVYYTNYQREVKYHLHIHDEISVKTGEELKMDVLLINADKVETNSSGEWTEVWTRGHGVRSDRLTDSDGNLTINDFTSTDTGTYRVLDSEGEILITVTVTESSTRSKGKLDTDEDKPDEKYTLQQQPPTLVQFAADSEPGPATLPSTSHEPNTPEWAVSEAEPGHSCIMQETDADGVTPKERVLMFGSVGLAVFVFFLATVIAGGIIYHCGWQRGWKEAKHGALNN, from the exons AT GTTCAGATGCTTGAatcttctgctgctgttttgCTTTGCATATAGCG AAATTCCTGTGGCAGGGAAAAGGGGAGGCAGCGTCACCCTGTCATGTCAGTTAGAGGCCAGAAAGATTTCtcaaatttatttaatcagtccgccaaaaaaaatccttatttgTCGGAATGAAGAATGTGAGAGTGAAAATGACAGAGTGTTTaaagaaggatcatgtgacgtcATCATCAAGGATCTGATCTTCAGTGATGCTGGGAAATATTTTCTGAGAGTTTATTACACTAATTATCAGAGAGAAGTGAAGTATCATCTTCATATTCATG ATGAGATTTCTGTGAAAACAGGAGAGGAGCTGAAGATGGATGTTCTGTTGATCAATGCTGATAAAGTGGAGACAAACTCCAGTGGAGAGTGGACAGAGGTGTGGACGAGAGGTCACGGGGTCAGGAGTGATCGACTGACCGACAGTGATGGAAATCTGACCATTAATGATTTTACATCCACTGACACTGGAACATACAGAGTTCTGGACTCTGAAGGAGAAATCTTGATCACAGTCACAGTCACAG AATCTAGTACAAGATCAAAGGGAAAACTGGATACAGATGAAGATAAACCTGATGAAAAATATA CTCTTCAGCAGCAGCCTCCAACGTTAGTCCAGTTTGCTGCTGACAGTGAGCCAGGCCCAGCAACGTTACCAAGCACCAGTCATGAGCCCAACACACCAGAATGGGCAG tGTCAGAAGCAGAGCCAGGACACAGTTGTATCATGCAAGAGACTGATGCAG ATGGTGTGACCCCAAAAGAGCGTGTGCTGATGTTCGGTAGTGTTGGTCtggctgtgtttgtgttttttctggCTACAGTCATCGCAGGAGGAATCATTTACCATTGTGGTTGGCAGAGAGGATGGAAAGAAGCGAAACATGGAGctctgaataattaa
- the LOC127500693 gene encoding uncharacterized protein LOC127500693 isoform X29, which translates to MLNLLLLLCLVYHSDEISVKTGEELKMDVLLINADKVETNSSGEWTEVWTRGHGVRSDRLTDSDGNLTINDFTSTDTGTYRVLDSEGEILITVTVTESSTRSKGKLDTDEDKPDEKYTLQQQPPTLVQFAADSEPGPATLPSTSHEPNTPEWAVSEAEPGHSCIMQETDADGVTPKERVLMFGSVGLAVFVFFLATVIAGGIIYHCGWQRGWKEAKHGALNN; encoded by the exons ATGAGATTTCTGTGAAAACAGGAGAGGAGCTGAAGATGGATGTTCTGTTGATCAATGCTGATAAAGTGGAGACAAACTCCAGTGGAGAGTGGACAGAGGTGTGGACGAGAGGTCACGGGGTCAGGAGTGATCGACTGACCGACAGTGATGGAAATCTGACCATTAATGATTTTACATCCACTGACACTGGAACATACAGAGTTCTGGACTCTGAAGGAGAAATCTTGATCACAGTCACAGTCACAG AATCTAGTACAAGATCAAAGGGAAAACTGGATACAGATGAAGATAAACCTGATGAAAAATATA CTCTTCAGCAGCAGCCTCCAACGTTAGTCCAGTTTGCTGCTGACAGTGAGCCAGGCCCAGCAACGTTACCAAGCACCAGTCATGAGCCCAACACACCAGAATGGGCAG tGTCAGAAGCAGAGCCAGGACACAGTTGTATCATGCAAGAGACTGATGCAG ATGGTGTGACCCCAAAAGAGCGTGTGCTGATGTTCGGTAGTGTTGGTCtggctgtgtttgtgttttttctggCTACAGTCATCGCAGGAGGAATCATTTACCATTGTGGTTGGCAGAGAGGATGGAAAGAAGCGAAACATGGAGctctgaataattaa
- the LOC127500696 gene encoding uncharacterized protein LOC127500696, whose translation MIRWLDFLLVLYLVYQSGILPVGNDHITETGEKGGNVTLTCEFKDHNISQFELHNQIGDIVCENEECTSKFVKKGSCDVIIKNLSFSDAGRYTLTVYYDEGQTEVEKKIKEYHLHIHGNISAKIDKPLKLDVLLINADKVEKNSNGEWTEVWKSQKGVSSDRLIDSDGNLIINNFTATDAGTYRVLDSDGEIWITLTITESSPESGSKGGQRDTKNDHEQLKPNLNSTDDHGTNGTVENWPLIVGLSVGVGVPVVAAVALIIYCVMKHKRQPEQHNYELAAVGDSVQN comes from the exons AT GATCAGATGGTTGGATTTCCTACTGGTTTTGTACTTGGTCTATCAAAGTG GAATCCTCCCTGTAGGAAACGACCATATAACTGAGACAGGAGAAAAGGGAGGCAACGTCACCCTAACGTGTGAATTTAAGGAccataacatttcacaatttgAATTACACAATCAGATAGGAGACATTGTTTGTGAGAATGAAGAATGTACTAGCAAATTTGTTaaaaaaggatcatgtgatgtgATCATCAAGAATCTGAGCTTCAGTGATGCTGGGAGATATACTCTGACTGTCTATTACGATGAAGGTCAGACAGAGGTggagaaaaaaattaaggagTACCATCTTCATATTCATG GTAATATTTCTGCGAAAATAGACAAGCCGTTGAAATTGGATGTTCTGTTGATCAATGCTGATAAAGTGGAAAAAAACTCCAATGGAGAGTGGACAGAGGTGTGGAAGTCACAAAAAGGGGTCAGCAGTGATCGACTGATCGACAGTGATGGAAATCTGATCATTAATAATTTTACAGCCACTGACGCTGGAACATACAGAGTTCTGGACTCTGATGGAGAAATCTGGATCACATTGACAATCACAG AATCTAGTCCAGAATCTGGCTCAAAGGGAGGTCAGAGGGACACAAAGAATGACCATGAACAACTGA AACCAAATCTGAACAGCACAGATGATCACGGAACTAATGGCA CTGTAGAGAACTGGCCTTTGATAGTTGGTTTATCTGTAGGGGTTGGGGTGCCAGTTGTGGCTGCTGTGGCTCTGATCATATATTGTGTCATGAAACACAAACGTCAACCAGAGCAACACAATTACGAACTGGCCGCGGTGGGAGATTCTGTACAAAACTAG
- the LOC127500693 gene encoding uncharacterized protein LOC127500693 isoform X5 has translation MFRCLNLLLLFYFVNYSGTAPVETNLISVTGNRGGSVILPCEFEARGISDIVLSSWSKNILVCDNEECKSDRVFKEGSCDVIIKDLIFSDAGKYFLSVYYSNDQREVEGLIRKYQLHIQDEISVKTGEELKMDVLLINADKVETNSSGEWTEVWTRGHGVRSDRLTDSDGNLTINDFTSTDTGTYRVLDSEGEILITVTVTESSTRSKGKLDTDEDKPDEKYTLQQQPPTLVQFAADSEPGPATLPSTSHEPNTPEWAVSEAEPGHSCIMQETDADGVTPKERVLMFGSVGLAVFVFFLATVIAGGIIYHCGWQRGWKEAKHGALNN, from the exons AT GTTCAGATGCTTgaatctgctgctgctgttttacTTTGTCAATTATAGCG GAACTGCCCCTGTAGAAACCAATCTTATATCTGTGACGGGGAACAGAGGAGGCAGCGTCATCCTGCCGTGTGAATTTGAGGCCAGAGGGATTTCTGATATTGTTTTAAGCAGTTGGTCAAAAAACATCCTTGTTTGTGACAATGAAGAATGTAAGAGTGACAGAGTGTTTaaagaaggatcatgtgacgtcATCATCAAGGATCTGATCTTCAGTGACGCTGGGAAATACTTTCTGAGTGTCTATTACAGTAATGATCAGAGAGAAGTGGAGGGACTAATCAGGAAGTACCAACTTCATATTCAGG ATGAGATTTCTGTGAAAACAGGAGAGGAGCTGAAGATGGATGTTCTGTTGATCAATGCTGATAAAGTGGAGACAAACTCCAGTGGAGAGTGGACAGAGGTGTGGACGAGAGGTCACGGGGTCAGGAGTGATCGACTGACCGACAGTGATGGAAATCTGACCATTAATGATTTTACATCCACTGACACTGGAACATACAGAGTTCTGGACTCTGAAGGAGAAATCTTGATCACAGTCACAGTCACAG AATCTAGTACAAGATCAAAGGGAAAACTGGATACAGATGAAGATAAACCTGATGAAAAATATA CTCTTCAGCAGCAGCCTCCAACGTTAGTCCAGTTTGCTGCTGACAGTGAGCCAGGCCCAGCAACGTTACCAAGCACCAGTCATGAGCCCAACACACCAGAATGGGCAG tGTCAGAAGCAGAGCCAGGACACAGTTGTATCATGCAAGAGACTGATGCAG ATGGTGTGACCCCAAAAGAGCGTGTGCTGATGTTCGGTAGTGTTGGTCtggctgtgtttgtgttttttctggCTACAGTCATCGCAGGAGGAATCATTTACCATTGTGGTTGGCAGAGAGGATGGAAAGAAGCGAAACATGGAGctctgaataattaa
- the LOC127500693 gene encoding uncharacterized protein LOC127500693 isoform X4 — MFRCLNLLLLFYFVNYSGTAPVETNLISVTGNRGGSVILPCEFEARGISDIVLSSWSKNILVCDNEECKSDRVFKEGSCDVIIKDLIFSDAGKYFLSVYYSNDQREVEGLIRKYQLHIQDEISVKTGEELKMDVLMINADKVEHQTINSTEWTEVWTRGHGVSSDRLTDSDGNLTINRFTVTDSGTYRVLDYEGEILITVTVTESSTRSKGKLDTDEDKPDEKYTLQQQPPTLVQFAADSEPGPATLPSTSHEPNTPEWAVSEAEPGHSCIMQETDADGVTPKERVLMFGSVGLAVFVFFLATVIAGGIIYHCGWQRGWKEAKHGALNN, encoded by the exons AT GTTCAGATGCTTgaatctgctgctgctgttttacTTTGTCAATTATAGCG GAACTGCCCCTGTAGAAACCAATCTTATATCTGTGACGGGGAACAGAGGAGGCAGCGTCATCCTGCCGTGTGAATTTGAGGCCAGAGGGATTTCTGATATTGTTTTAAGCAGTTGGTCAAAAAACATCCTTGTTTGTGACAATGAAGAATGTAAGAGTGACAGAGTGTTTaaagaaggatcatgtgacgtcATCATCAAGGATCTGATCTTCAGTGACGCTGGGAAATACTTTCTGAGTGTCTATTACAGTAATGATCAGAGAGAAGTGGAGGGACTAATCAGGAAGTACCAACTTCATATTCAGG ATGAGATTTCTGTGAAAACAGGAGAGGAGCTGAAGATGGATGTTCTGATGATCAACGCTGATAAAGTGGAGCATCAGACTATCAACAGCACAGAGTGGACAGAGGTGTGGACGAGAGGTCACGGGGTCAGCAGTGATCGACTGACCGACAGTGATGGAAACCTGACCATTAATAGGTTTACAGTCACTGACTCTGGAACATACAGAGTTCTGGATTATGAAGGAGAAATCTTGATCACAGTCACAGTCACAG AATCTAGTACAAGATCAAAGGGAAAACTGGATACAGATGAAGATAAACCTGATGAAAAATATA CTCTTCAGCAGCAGCCTCCAACGTTAGTCCAGTTTGCTGCTGACAGTGAGCCAGGCCCAGCAACGTTACCAAGCACCAGTCATGAGCCCAACACACCAGAATGGGCAG tGTCAGAAGCAGAGCCAGGACACAGTTGTATCATGCAAGAGACTGATGCAG ATGGTGTGACCCCAAAAGAGCGTGTGCTGATGTTCGGTAGTGTTGGTCtggctgtgtttgtgttttttctggCTACAGTCATCGCAGGAGGAATCATTTACCATTGTGGTTGGCAGAGAGGATGGAAAGAAGCGAAACATGGAGctctgaataattaa